In Nomia melanderi isolate GNS246 chromosome 5, iyNomMela1, whole genome shotgun sequence, a single genomic region encodes these proteins:
- the LOC116424580 gene encoding uncharacterized protein LOC116424580 isoform X4: MQNSYKGEEETDDVLDLGVTDALDDLDGEDENIEFSRSKTSRSNDNDFYEDGDRLEVQSKYYERDEINEYKNDQPRQQDERSAGDNINTSTNIGKGDLREKLQKNAKIYAATGQGFEDDECEEAKERRNRFQNERTIVSPKMNSNIPDTLENVVTSEPSKLVCRGRGRGRSTRGSRGGRFNTQNSGNFNPRFNNVRNMNFDNQAPVCRPPLLEARPPFLLGVPNNVQNQQIIYQQPNSQVQPFQHYSPNGSLQGPTHFVDSRPQFNPNQFQGQVGPRIIGPRLDYGPRGNLPGSLQGPAYNHPPNQPPYGQIQPGPFQNSSVLIQDNQTRLMQNNQAPLLQGNPGGPLLGNLNPLVSVASVPLLQANQNQTLPLQGFPRQPSQGPPINHPNVQISNPAPFENRPSFQETQFENRPVYDSRSGYSDQVPTSQFNTNTLPVPQQPASNVPNVPLPPGHKILINPHFRGAVQSTNDAARLVWDSAQQQQQTPLSSQIPTSQFSQPISSYQNQSSYNQTQQGPPHYQQNYQQNKSDDPYAYFSDVWQENKPQKSSQSGTLGKQYSTESNYTRESNYEASSKYKSGQWDQKDSYQEDHRGAHQNYRERDLPSKTRSDYVQKNRPPPSNTYRESYEQNHAQKSPSNRPPMNTLVKTRLPQKRISDPVDRSLRDLSPKRTKANNNRNLHEVRTVDTLNTTSNEKKDEESDPEMEEYRKKMEEQKRLREKILREKENRRKMAAMEKQNEEAKNESNTSSESAQDAKSVSVLMGVVKDVSTNKGHIGIGRGRGRPINTQATEAAEKSCVRIVRTIQTVQPSDSIDSTKDNNSGHTVGQTSDTTKTLNAQSGTRRVVIQKSLSNTHKIATTIQKTVSNLQKGQLVLQSKVNNPVQGTTQKILQTQSDLSKKLTIVGQKIGNNPQRIVKQKPSTGLQKTIISVQEVTNVNAQKVVVNTQSNQRVVLQKTPIQQKKLPEIKTNTVKVENLAASTSETQIRRMCQGIGTIESIQMGERSATIVFKTQSAAMVFHKKYQRKMIDLSLITVRLVPQTSGTKTTAIVKVS; the protein is encoded by the exons ATG CAGAATAGCTATAAGGGAGAAGAGGAGACAGATGATGTACTGGACTTAGGAGTTACCGACGCACTCGACGACTTAGATGGTGAagatgaaaatatagaatttagtaGAAGCAAGACGAGTAGAAGTAATGACAATGACTTTTACGAAGATGGAGATCGACTAGAAGTTCAATCGAAATATTACGAGCGAGATGAAATTAACGAGTACAAAAATGATCAACCGCGTCAACAAGATGAACGTTCAGCAGGCGACAATATTAATACTTCTACTAATATTGGCAAAGGAGATTTGCGAGAAAAGTTACAGAAAAATGCAAAAATCTACGCAGCGACTGGACAAGGTTTCGAGGATGATGAATGCGAAGAGGCCAAGGAAAGAAGGAATAGATTCCAAAACGAGAGAACCATAGTTTCTCCAAAAATGAATAGCAACATACCGGACACTTTGGAAAATGTTGTAACATCTGAACCATCGAAGTTAGTGTGCAGAGGCCGTGGAAGAGGTCGAAGTACAAGAGGAAGCCGTGGAGGAAGATTTAATACGCAGAATTCTGGGAATTTTAATCCAAG ATTTAACAACGTGCGCAATATGAATTTCGATAATCAAGCACCAGTGTGCAGACCGCCGTTACTCGAAGCCAGACCACCTTTTCTTCTCGGAGTACCCAACAACGTACAAAATCAGCAGATAATCTATCAACAACCAAATTCTCAAGTACAACCTTTCCAGCATTATTCACCAAATGGTTCACTCCAAGGCCCTACACATTTTGTAGATAGTAGACCGCAGTTCAACCCTAATCAATTTCAAGGTCAAGTAGGCCCTCGAATAATCGGGCCAAGGTTAGATTATGGACCTCGAGGTAATTTGCCAGGATCGTTGCAAGGACCAGCTTAcaaccacccaccgaatcaaccACCGTACGGGCAAATCCAACCGGGCCCTTTCCAAAACTCCAGCGTCCTGATACAAGACAATCAAACTCGTCTGATGCAAAATAATCAAGCTCCGCTGCTGCAAGGGAATCCAGGAGGGCCGTTGCTTGGAAATCTAAATCCACTGGTATCTGTCGCTTCGGTGCCGTTGTTGCAAGCAAATCAGAATCAGACGTTACCGCTGCAAGGGTTTCCACGACAACCTTCCCAGGGGCCACCCATTAATCATCCTAACGTACAAATATCCAATCCGGCACCTTTCGAGAACAGACCAAGTTTTCAAGAAACACAATTTGAGAACCGACCTGTTTACGATTCGAGGTCCGGCTATTCCGATCAAGTACCTACCAGCCAATTTAATACTAACACGTTACCGGTTCCGCAACAACCTGCTTCCAATGTACCCAATGTACCTTTACCTCCAGGCCACAAGATTTTAATCAATCCTCACTTTCGAGGTGCCGTTCAATCGACCAATGATG CAGCAAGACTGGTATGGGATTCTgctcaacaacagcaacaaacaCCTTTGTCATCACAAATTCCTACTAGTCAGTTTTCACAACCCATATCGTCTTATCAAAATCAGAGTTCGTATAATCAGACTCAACAAGGGCCGCCGCATTATCAACAAAATTATCAACAAAATAAGAGTGAC GATCCTTACGCGTACTTCTCAGACGTTTGGCAAGAAAACAAGCCCCAAAAGAGTAGTCAGAGTGGAACTCTCGGTAAACAGTATTCCACTGAAAGTAATTACACGCGAGAGAGTAATTACGAGGCCAGTTCGAAATATAAATCGGGTCAGTGGGATCAGAAAGACAGTTACCAGGAG GATCATAGAGGAGCCCATCAGAATTATCGCGAGAGAGACTTGCCGTCTAAAACTAGAAGCGATTACGTTCAAAAGAATAGGCCACCGCCCTCGAATACATACCGGGAGAGCTACGAGCAAAACCATGCACAAAAATCGCCTAGTAACAGACCTCCTATGAATACTTTAGTCAAAACTAGATTACCCCAAAAAAGAATTTCTGATCCGGTAGATCGATCTTTACGCGATCTAAGTCCAAAACGCACGAAAGCTAACAACAATAGGAATCTTCATGAAGTGCGAACAGTGGATACATTGAATACTACGAGTAACGAAAAGAAG GACGAAGAGAGTGATCCAGAGATGGAAGAGTATAGAAAGAAAATGGAGGAACAAAAGCGGCTTAGGGAAAAGATTTTACGCGAGAAGGAGAATAGGCGGAAAATGGCTGCAATGGAGAAACAAAATGAAGAAGCTAAAAACGAAAGTAACACAT CAAGCGAAAGCGCACAGGATGCAAAGTCGGTGTCAGTACTTATGGGAGTGGTAAAAGATGTTTCCACGAACAAAGGTCATATCGGTATTGGCAGAGGACGAGGTCGTCCTATCAATACACAAGCTACAGAG GCGGCAGAGAAATCGTGTGTGCGAATTGTCAGAACGATACAAACTGTACAACCCAGTGACTCGATAGATTCTACAAAGGATAATAACTCTGGACATACAGTTGGCCAAACCAGTGATACTACAAAAACTTTGAATGCGCAGTCTGGAACGCGACGAGTCGTAATACAAAAGTCGTTATCGAATACCCACAAGATTGCAACCACTATACAGAAGACTGTATCGAATCTACAGAAAGGTCAACTGGTATTAcaaagtaaagtaaataatCCAGTACAGGGTACAACTCAAAAAATTCTACAAACTCAGTCAGATCTGTCGAAGAAATTGACAATCGTTGGACAGAAGATTGGCAATAATCCACAGAGAATCGTTAAACAAAAACCATCTACAGGTCTACAGAAAACTATCATCAGCGTACAAGAAGTAACGAATGTCAATGCGCAAAAGGTTGTTGTCAATACTCAAAGCAATCAAAGAGTTGTACTTCAAAAGACACCAATTCAACAAAAGAAATTACCAGAAATAAAGACGAATACTGTGAAAGTAGAGAATTTAGCAGCAAGTACATCCGAGACACAAATTAGGCGTATGTGTCAAGGGATTGGAACAATTGAG AGCATTCAAATGGGTGAACGTAGCGCTACGATTGTGTTTAAGACGCAGTCCGCTGCCATGgtgtttcataaaaaatacCAACGCAAAATGATAGATCTCTCACTGATAACCGTTCGCCTTGTACCACAAACAAGCGGAACTAAAACCACGGCTATTGTGAAAGTTTCTTAA